A genome region from Musa acuminata AAA Group cultivar baxijiao chromosome BXJ3-5, Cavendish_Baxijiao_AAA, whole genome shotgun sequence includes the following:
- the LOC135582820 gene encoding cytochrome P450 87A3-like isoform X2, producing the protein MHMAFLVAMFGAVSVVVLAVHWVYRWRNPRCSTGNLPPGSMGLPLLGETMQFFSPNTTFDVSPFIKNRIKRYGPVFRTSLVGLPVVVSTDPELNHFVFQQEGRLFESWYPETFTEIFGRSNVSSLHGFMYKYLKSLVLKLFGPESLKELLLRDVETAACANLSSWSRLSSIELKEATSNMIFDLTAKKLISYESSSSSESLRKNFVAFLRGLISYPVDLPGTAYHRCMQGRKNVLKVLKNMLKERRNSPWKQHGDFFDCVIEELNKERSLITETIALDLMFALLFASFETTSLALTLAIKFLTDHPNVLEKLTEEHDTILKNREDPMTGVTWMEYRSMTFTFQVINETARLANIAPGIFRKALKDIQFNGYTIPAGWRIMVCPPAVHLNPEIYEDPLTFDPSRWKERPELNGGSKHFKAFGGGMRFCVGAEFAKLQMAIFLHCLVTKYSWRAIRGGNIVRTPGLGFPNGYHIQLFPKA; encoded by the exons ATGCATATGGCATTCCTGGTTGCCATGTTCGGTGCAGTGTCGGTGGTCGTACTGGCGGTTCACTGGGTTTACAGATGGAGGAACCCAAGGTGCAGCACCGGAAACCTTCCGCCTGGCTCCATGGGTTTGCCTCTGCTTGGCGAGACCATGCAATTCTTCTCACCGAACACCACTTTCGATGTCTCTCCCTTCATCAAGAACAGGATAAAGAG GTACGGGCCAGTGTTCAGAACCAGCTTGGTCGGCCTGCCTGTGGTTGTGTCCACCGACCCGGAGCTCAACCACTTCGTCTTCCAACAAGAGGGGAGGCTGTTCGAGAGCTGGTACCCTGAGACCTTCACCGAGATCTTTGGCCGCAGCAACGTGAGCTCCTTGCATGGATTCATGTACAAGTACCTCAAGAGCTTGGTTCTCAAGCTCTTCGGTCCCGAGTCCCTCAAAGAGCTGCTGCTTCGTGATGTGGAGACGGCAGCATGCGCCAATCTCTCCTCGTGGTCGCGTCTGTCGAGCATCGAGCTGAAGGAAGCCACGTCAAAT ATGATATTTGATCTCACTGCCAAGAAGTTGATTAGCTACGAATCTTCGTCTTCATCTGAGAGTTTGAGGAAAAATTTTGTGGCCTTCCTACGAGGACTGATCTCGTATCCGGTGGATCTCCCAGGCACAGCTTATCACCGGTGTATGCAG GGAAGGAAGAACGTATTGAAAGTGCTGAAAAATATGCTTAAAGAAAGGCGGAATTCTCCATGGAAACAACATGGAGATTTCTTCGACTGTGTCATTGAAGAGCTGAACAAAGAAAGATCATTGATAACGGAGACCATTGCTCTGGATTTGATGTTTGCGCTGCTCTTCGCGAGCTTCGAGACCACATCTCTGGCCCTCACGCTGGCCATCAAGTTTCTCACGGACCACCCAAATGTACTGGAGAAATTGACA GAAGAGCATGACACAATACTAAAGAACCGAGAGGACCCAATGACAGGAGTGACATGGATGGAGTACAGATCAATGACATTCACATTTCAG GTTATCAATGAAACAGCGAGGTTGGCAAATATAGCGCCAGGGATCTTCAGAAAAGCACTGAAGGACATCCAGTTTAATG GATACACAATTCCTGCAGGATGGCGAATCATGGTGTGTCCTCCAGCAGTGCATCTGAACCCTGAGATATACGAGGATCCACTCACCTTCGACCCAAGTAGATGGAAG GAGAGGCCAGAACTGAATGGTGGGTCCAAGCATTTCAAGGCTTTTGGAGGGGGCATGAGATTCTGTGTGGGCGCTGAATTCGCCAAGCTGCAGATGGCCATCTTCCTCCATTGCTTGGTGACCAAATACAG CTGGAGGGCAATCAGAGGAGGAAATATAGTCCGAACGCCAGGATTAGGATTCCCAAATGGTTATCACATCCAGCTCTTTCCCAAAGCTTGA
- the LOC135637889 gene encoding ethylene-responsive transcription factor ERF027-like: MAERPSDVHGHPHVHCWRAVEGGRASPPRLPELLPCCDQGGNAVQAESETRMRPDASRRHLSYRGIRYRSGKWVSEIREPRKASRIWLGTYPTAEMAAVAYDVAAHALRGTDAVLNFPGEIASRPAPASASPTHIRAAAAEAAASLVPKPAAASHQHPGSYIDEEEIFDMPQLLVNMAEGMLMSPPRLSPHRSDDPPELSEEVSLWSYP; encoded by the coding sequence ATGGCTGAACGCCCTTCGGACGTGCACGGCCATCCCCACGTGCACTGTTGGCGTGCAGTGGAGGGCGGCCGAGCATCCCCACCTCGACTCCCCGAGCTGTTGCCTTGTTGTGACCAGGGAGGTAATGCGGTGCAGGCCGAGAGCGAGACTCGCATGCGGCCGGATGCCTCCCGGAGGCACCTGAGCTACCGCGGCATCCGGTACCGGAGCGGCAAGTGGGTGTCGGAGATCCGCGAGCCGCGCAAGGCCAGCCGCATCTGGCTCGGCACGTACCCGACCGCCGAGATGGCGGCCGTGGCCTACGACGTGGCGGCGCATGCGCTGCGCGGCACCGACGCCGTGCTGAACTTCCCCGGCGAGATCGCCTCGCGTCCGGCGCCAGCCTCGGCCTCTCCGACCCATATTCGTGCGGCGGCCGCGGAGGCCGCGGCTTCACTGGTGCCGAAGCCTGCTGCTGCTTCCCATCAGCATCCAGGGAGCTACATAGACGAGGAGGAGATATTCGACATGCCGCAGTTGTTGGTGAACATGGCCGAGGGGATGCTGATGAGCCCACCAAGGCTAAGCCCGCATAGGTCCGATGACCCGCCGGAGCTCTCCGAGGAGGTGAGCTTGTGGAGCTATCCGTAG
- the LOC135582820 gene encoding cytochrome P450 87A3-like isoform X1, translated as MHMAFLVAMFGAVSVVVLAVHWVYRWRNPRCSTGNLPPGSMGLPLLGETMQFFSPNTTFDVSPFIKNRIKRYGPVFRTSLVGLPVVVSTDPELNHFVFQQEGRLFESWYPETFTEIFGRSNVSSLHGFMYKYLKSLVLKLFGPESLKELLLRDVETAACANLSSWSRLSSIELKEATSNMIFDLTAKKLISYESSSSSESLRKNFVAFLRGLISYPVDLPGTAYHRCMQGRKNVLKVLKNMLKERRNSPWKQHGDFFDCVIEELNKERSLITETIALDLMFALLFASFETTSLALTLAIKFLTDHPNVLEKLTEEHDTILKNREDPMTGVTWMEYRSMTFTFQVINETARLANIAPGIFRKALKDIQFNGYTIPAGWRIMVCPPAVHLNPEIYEDPLTFDPSRWKERPELNGGSKHFKAFGGGMRFCVGAEFAKLQMAIFLHCLVTKYRYSLALPSTIFLFFYIVEIRWPWLTRQLHELHVHTDKAHSHN; from the exons ATGCATATGGCATTCCTGGTTGCCATGTTCGGTGCAGTGTCGGTGGTCGTACTGGCGGTTCACTGGGTTTACAGATGGAGGAACCCAAGGTGCAGCACCGGAAACCTTCCGCCTGGCTCCATGGGTTTGCCTCTGCTTGGCGAGACCATGCAATTCTTCTCACCGAACACCACTTTCGATGTCTCTCCCTTCATCAAGAACAGGATAAAGAG GTACGGGCCAGTGTTCAGAACCAGCTTGGTCGGCCTGCCTGTGGTTGTGTCCACCGACCCGGAGCTCAACCACTTCGTCTTCCAACAAGAGGGGAGGCTGTTCGAGAGCTGGTACCCTGAGACCTTCACCGAGATCTTTGGCCGCAGCAACGTGAGCTCCTTGCATGGATTCATGTACAAGTACCTCAAGAGCTTGGTTCTCAAGCTCTTCGGTCCCGAGTCCCTCAAAGAGCTGCTGCTTCGTGATGTGGAGACGGCAGCATGCGCCAATCTCTCCTCGTGGTCGCGTCTGTCGAGCATCGAGCTGAAGGAAGCCACGTCAAAT ATGATATTTGATCTCACTGCCAAGAAGTTGATTAGCTACGAATCTTCGTCTTCATCTGAGAGTTTGAGGAAAAATTTTGTGGCCTTCCTACGAGGACTGATCTCGTATCCGGTGGATCTCCCAGGCACAGCTTATCACCGGTGTATGCAG GGAAGGAAGAACGTATTGAAAGTGCTGAAAAATATGCTTAAAGAAAGGCGGAATTCTCCATGGAAACAACATGGAGATTTCTTCGACTGTGTCATTGAAGAGCTGAACAAAGAAAGATCATTGATAACGGAGACCATTGCTCTGGATTTGATGTTTGCGCTGCTCTTCGCGAGCTTCGAGACCACATCTCTGGCCCTCACGCTGGCCATCAAGTTTCTCACGGACCACCCAAATGTACTGGAGAAATTGACA GAAGAGCATGACACAATACTAAAGAACCGAGAGGACCCAATGACAGGAGTGACATGGATGGAGTACAGATCAATGACATTCACATTTCAG GTTATCAATGAAACAGCGAGGTTGGCAAATATAGCGCCAGGGATCTTCAGAAAAGCACTGAAGGACATCCAGTTTAATG GATACACAATTCCTGCAGGATGGCGAATCATGGTGTGTCCTCCAGCAGTGCATCTGAACCCTGAGATATACGAGGATCCACTCACCTTCGACCCAAGTAGATGGAAG GAGAGGCCAGAACTGAATGGTGGGTCCAAGCATTTCAAGGCTTTTGGAGGGGGCATGAGATTCTGTGTGGGCGCTGAATTCGCCAAGCTGCAGATGGCCATCTTCCTCCATTGCTTGGTGACCAAATACAGGTACAGTTTGGCCCTACCTTCcaccatttttcttttcttttacatagTGGAAATACGTTGGCCATGGTTAACAAGGCAACTGCATGAGCTTCATGTACACACTGACAAAGCCCATTCCCACAATTAA
- the LOC103984638 gene encoding uncharacterized protein LOC103984638, which translates to MASPARRSLATVIAVADAASWYLALALVALVLLSSLREGPPTTAEELDEPARGCGPLVRRPCDEIYVVGEGETLHTISDKCGDPFIVERNPHIHDPDDVFPGLVIKITPSKPR; encoded by the coding sequence ATGGCTTCGCCGGCAAGGAGGTCCCTGGCCACTGTCATCGCCGTCGCCGACGCCGCGTCGTGGTACCTCGCGCTGGCCCTCGTGGCCCTCGTCCTCCTAAGCTCGCTGCGTGAGGGCCCCCCGACGACGGCGGAGGAACTGGACGAGCCTGCGAGGGGCTGCGGGCCGCTGGTCCGCCGGCCCTGCGACGAGATTTACGTGGTCGGTGAAGGGGAGACGCTCCACACCATCAGCGACAAGTGCGGCGACCCGTTCATCGTTGAGCGCAACCCGCACATCCACGACCCCGACGACGTCTTCCCCGGACTCGTCATCAAGATCACCCCCTCAAAACCTAGGTAG
- the LOC135639033 gene encoding serine/arginine-rich splicing factor RS41-like isoform X2, whose product MDDERDAEDAIRGLDRLEFGRHGRRLRVEWTKQERNSRRSGSSRRPSANTKPSKTLFVINFDSINTRTRDLERHFEPYGKILNVRIRRNFAFIQFDAQDDATKALEATHMSKLMDRVISVEYAVRDDDDRRNGYSPDRRGRERSRSHDRGRSSSPYGRGVERASPNYGRAPSPYAKARERGSPSYEKAQSPADDRDRSRSP is encoded by the exons ATGGATGATGAGCGTGATGCTGAAGATGCAATACGTGGACTTGATCGGCTAGAGTTTGGCAGACATGGGCGGCGGCTCCGTGTTGAGTGGACAAAG CAAGAAAGGAATAGCAGAAGGTCTGGCAGTTCAAGAAGGCCTTCGGCTAACACAAAACCTTCAAAGACCTTGTTTGTCATAAACTTTGACTCAATCAACACCAGGACACGGGATTTGGAAAGGCATTTTGAGCCATATGGAAAAATTTTGAATGTTAGGATTCGAAGAAATTTTGCCTTCATCCAGTTTGATGCTCAGGACGATGCAACAAAAGCACTAGAGGCTACCCACATGAG CAAGCTGATGGATCGGGTGATCTCCGTCGAGTATGCAGTCCGTGATGATGACGATAGAAGAAACGGCTATAGCCCTGATCGGAGAGGTCGGGAAAGGTCAAGAAGCCATGATCGAGGACGGTCTTCAAGTCCTTATGGTAGAGGCGTGGAGAGGGCGAGCCCCAACTACGGTCGTGCTCCCAGTCCATATGCCAAGGCCAGGGAGAGGGGAAGTCCTAGCTATGAAAAAGCTCAAAGTCCTGCCGATGATAGAGACCGCAG TCGCTCCCCATGA
- the LOC103984637 gene encoding uncharacterized protein LOC103984637, producing the protein MMAQKPLMLKDYLELEWNSESSGAGFRCVPRRANDDATVRYLLEADLRGGGGRKLPRTPSMSALTKISAVFNAVRLLPFAAAASSSPDSGRSRQEGSPSRSLSERLKGSFWRRKGKEGEENRAKVRDIVRLRSFEEETGDDRASFDFPSPVVSSCSSFSESDSYGSGFLPSSIASSETTDDAATTGDVKKHSPRTSPSRNTNGLNIIAEVAEASVAGHRWAAKATESQSEESPECHSEEKEQLSPLSVMDFPSEEDEEEEEEDDTTSPSFHHSLAKLERTKLQLLQKIRRFECLADLDPIDLDRHFASSDDRSESTDCVALSDVDEEEADVRGLREKKAWGLLGELKNDFHVGPGTCVEKVLVDFFIQGLTSSGDDAVPGRPSWWRNSILRRDPAERPMLETSRDWIEGKGCRDLDDYHGEATLREMERNGRWICFEEEEEAADVEDLVLGSLMEELVVDLASD; encoded by the exons ATGATGGCTCAGAAGCCACTAATGCTCAAGGATTACCTTGAGCTGGAGTGGAATTCCGAGTCCAGTGGCGCTGGGTTCCGGTGCGTCCCGCGTCGAGCCAACGACGACGCCACCGTACGTTACCTACTGGAGGCGGACCTCCGCGGTGGTGGGGGAAGGAAGCTGCCGCGGACACCATCCATGAGCGCTTTGACGAAGATCTCCGCTGTATTCAACGCCGTTAGGCTTCTACCCTTCGCCGCagccgcctcctcctccccagACTCTGGCAGATCCAGGCAGGAGGGATCTCCGTCAAGAAGCCTCTCGGAGAGGCTGAAGGGAAGTTTCTggagaaggaaaggaaaagagggagaggagaacagGGCGAAGGTGAGGGACATCGTACGTCTGAGATCGTTTGAGGAGGAGACTGGCGACGACCGGGCGTCGTTCGACTTCCCGTCCCCGGTCgtcagcagctgcagcagcttcTCAGAGTCCGACTCCTATGGCTCGGGCTTCCTTCCGTCCTCCATTGCCAGTTCCGAAACCACTGACGACGCGGCCACCACCGGAGACGTCAAGAAGCACTCACCGCGAACAAGCCCAAGTCGCAACACCAATGGGCTGAACATCATCGCCGAGGTCGCCGAAGCGAGCGTCGCCGGCCACCGCTGGGCGGCCAAG GCAACGGAGAGCCAGAGCGAGGAGTCGCCGGAATGCCACTCGGAGGAGAAGGAACAGCTGAGTCCGTTGTCTGTGATGGACTTCCCAtccgaagaagacgaagaagaagaagaagaggatgacaCCACGTCGCCTTCCTTCCATCACAGCCTCGCTAAACTCGAAA GAACGAAGCTGCAGCTGTTGCAGAAGATCAGACGGTTCGAGTGCCTCGCCGATCTGGACCCGATCGATCTCGACCGTCACTTCGCCTCGTCTGATGACCGCTCCGAATCCACCGACTGCGTCGCGTTATCCGACGTTGACGAAGAGGAGGCGGACGTGAGGGGCTTACGAGAGAAGAAGGCTTGGGGCCTACTGGGAGAACTAAAGAACGACTTCCACGTAGGCCCGGGAACGTGCGTCGAGAAGGTCTTGGTGGACTTCTTCATCCAGGGGCTGACCTCCTCGGGCGACGACGCTGTTCCCGGCCGCCCGTCCTGGTGGAGGAACTCCATCCTGCGCCGTGATCCGGCAGAGCGGCCGATGTTGGAAACTTCGAGGGATTGGATCGAGGGGAAGGGCTGCCGCGATCTGGACGACTACCACGGGGAGGCGACGCTGAGGGAGATGGAGAGGAACGGGCGGTGGATTTgcttcgaggaggaggaggaggcggcggatgTGGAGGACCTGGTGCTGGGGTCCCTGATGGAGGAGTTGGTGGTGGACTTAGCATCAGATTGA
- the LOC135639033 gene encoding serine/arginine-rich splicing factor RS41-like isoform X1 — translation MSRSIFCGNLDNDTRHSELERLFSRYGKVDRVDMKSGFAFIYMDDERDAEDAIRGLDRLEFGRHGRRLRVEWTKQERNSRRSGSSRRPSANTKPSKTLFVINFDSINTRTRDLERHFEPYGKILNVRIRRNFAFIQFDAQDDATKALEATHMSKLMDRVISVEYAVRDDDDRRNGYSPDRRGRERSRSHDRGRSSSPYGRGVERASPNYGRAPSPYAKARERGSPSYEKAQSPADDRDRSRSP, via the exons ATGTCAAGGTCGATTTTCTGTGGAAATTTGGATAATGACACTCGCCATTCTGAGCTTGAGCGGCTTTTCAGCAGATATGGGAAGGTTGACAGGGTGGATATGAAATCAG GGTTTGCTTTTATATACATGGATGATGAGCGTGATGCTGAAGATGCAATACGTGGACTTGATCGGCTAGAGTTTGGCAGACATGGGCGGCGGCTCCGTGTTGAGTGGACAAAG CAAGAAAGGAATAGCAGAAGGTCTGGCAGTTCAAGAAGGCCTTCGGCTAACACAAAACCTTCAAAGACCTTGTTTGTCATAAACTTTGACTCAATCAACACCAGGACACGGGATTTGGAAAGGCATTTTGAGCCATATGGAAAAATTTTGAATGTTAGGATTCGAAGAAATTTTGCCTTCATCCAGTTTGATGCTCAGGACGATGCAACAAAAGCACTAGAGGCTACCCACATGAG CAAGCTGATGGATCGGGTGATCTCCGTCGAGTATGCAGTCCGTGATGATGACGATAGAAGAAACGGCTATAGCCCTGATCGGAGAGGTCGGGAAAGGTCAAGAAGCCATGATCGAGGACGGTCTTCAAGTCCTTATGGTAGAGGCGTGGAGAGGGCGAGCCCCAACTACGGTCGTGCTCCCAGTCCATATGCCAAGGCCAGGGAGAGGGGAAGTCCTAGCTATGAAAAAGCTCAAAGTCCTGCCGATGATAGAGACCGCAG TCGCTCCCCATGA